One window of the Rosa rugosa chromosome 3, drRosRugo1.1, whole genome shotgun sequence genome contains the following:
- the LOC133738486 gene encoding deoxyhypusine hydroxylase-B, which produces MGSLSDDGATATGFESSPEMVKFLCDRLLDPAQPISERFRALFSLRNLKGPAPRNALITATRDSSNLLAHEAAFALGQMQDAEAIPALIAVLNDFSLHPIVRHEAAEALGAIGLESNIPLLKNSLVSDPAQEVKETCELALNRIEQLKNDSSQSMDKKSPFMSVDPAAPATSGSSVNQLREALLDEKRSMYERYSALFALRNDGGDEAVTAIIDSLGSQSALLRHEVAYVLGQLQDKAASAALSNILMDKNEHPMVRHEAAEALGSIADDQSVSLLKEFAMDPEPIVSQSCEVALSMLEYEGSGKSFEYLFMQAPQVQ; this is translated from the exons ATGGGTTCGTTGAGCGACGACGGCGCCACCGCCACCGGGTTCGAGTCGTCACCGGAGATGGTGAAGTTTCTCTGCGACAGATTGCTGGACCCGGCGCAGCCCATATCGGAGCGGTTCAGAGCCTTGTTCTCTCTCCGCAACCTCAAAGGCCCTGCCCCGCGCAACGCCCTTATTACCG CAACAAGGGATTCTTCCAACTTGTTGGCACATGAGGCTGCATTTGCGTTGGGTCAAATGCAAGACGCGGAGGCAATTCCTGCTTTGATAGCGGTTCTCAATGATTTCTCTCTGCATCCCATTGTTCGTCATGAG GCAGCAGAAGCTCTTGGTGCAATTGGTTTGGAGAGCAATATTCCTCTTTTAAAGAATAGCCTGGTTTCAGATCCAGCTCAGGAGGTAAAAGAGACTTGTGAGTTGGCTCTTAATCGAATTGAGCAGTTGAAGAATGATAGTAGTCAATCCATGGATAAAAAATCACCTTTTATGTCTGTGGATCCGGCTGCACCGGCTACTTCTGGCTCTTCTGTAAATCAGCTAAG GGAAGCTCTTCTGGATGAAAAAAGGAGTATGTATGAGCGGTATTCAGCTCTCTTTGCACTTCGGAATGATGGTGGTGATGAAGCTGTTACTGCTATAATTGATTCCTTGGGTTCCCAAAGTGCTCTCTTGCGACACGAG GTTGCTTATGTGTTGGGCCAATTACAAGATAAAGCTGCTTCAGCTGCTCTTTCCAACATACTTATGGATAAAAATGAGCACCCAATGGTTAGACATGAAGCTGCTGAAGCTCTTGGTTCCATTGCAG ATGACCAAAGTGTATCACTTCTCAAGGAATTTGCAATGGATCCTGAGCCTATCGTGTCTCAGAGCTGTGAAGTTGCTCTAAGCATGCTTGAGTATGAAGGATCGGGCAAATCGTTTGAG TACCTATTCATGCAAGCTCCTCAAGTACAATAG
- the LOC133738185 gene encoding bet1-like SNARE 1-1, with product MNARRDYRNNKVALFDGIEEGGIRASSSYSHEIDEQDNERAVEGLQDRVNLLKRLSGDIHEEVESHNHMLDRMGNDMDSSRGMLSGTMDRFKTVFETKSSQRMFTLVASFLVVFLVIYYLTR from the exons ATGAATGCTCGAAG GGACTACCGCAACAACAAAGTCGCTCTTTTTGATGGCATTGAGGAGGGTGGCATCAGGGCCTCATCTTCCTATTCCCATGAAATCGATGAGCAAGATAATGAAAGGGCAGTGGAAGGATTGCAAGATAGAGTCAATTTGCTGAAGAGA TTGTCAGGTGACATACATGAGGAGGTGGAGAGTCATAATCACATGCTGGACCGAATG GGAAATGATATGGATTCATCAAGGGGAATGCTATCCGGTACAATGGACAGGTTTAAGACG GTTTTTGAGACCAAGTCAAGCCAGAGAATGTTTACACTGGTGGCATCATTTCTGGTCGTCTTTCTAGTTATATACTATCTCACTAGGTAA